The nucleotide sequence CACCCCATCCACCTCCGGCATCAGGATGTCGGTGAGCACCACATCAATCGGTCGGGCGTCGAGCCTCTGGCGGGCGATGCCGCCGTGGGGGGCCCACTGGACCTCGTACCCCTCCTGCTCGAGGAACGTGGTGAGGAAATCCTGCATGCTCTCGTCGTCCTCGACGATCAGGATGCTGGGCTTGGGTTTGGCCATGAGCTCGCCTCAGAGGGTGGGCTCGAACCGGGGCGGCGGGCGCCGGCGCCCGCCTCGCCGAAGGTCAGCCCACGGGGAACTGGACGGTGAAAGTGGTGCCGAGTCCTAGCTTGCTCTCCACGTCAATGCGGCCGTTGTGGAAGTCCACGATCCGTTTCGCCACGGCCAGGCCGAGGCCTGTGCCCTGGCCCGCGGGCTTGGTGGTGAAGAAGGGTTCGAAGATGCGCGCCATGTCCTCGGGCGCGATGCCTGTCCCCGTATCGGCGAAGGCGACCTCGACGGCCGGCTCGGGGCGCTCGCCGGCGGCCGGGAGCAGGCGGGTGGTGATGGTGAGCGTGCCGCCGTCGGGCATGGCGTCGAGGGCGTTCGTGATGAGGTTGGCGAAGAGCTGGCGCAGATGGTTGGCCGAGGCCAGGATCGGAGGCAGATGGTCAGCGTAGCAGCGCTCGATGCGCACTTTCTGCGCCGAGAGCCCATGCCGCACCATCTCGAGGGTCTCGTCCACCAGAATGCCCAGGTGGGCGCGCTGCTTCACCGTGTCGGTCTTGCGGGCGAAGCCGAGCAGGTCGTTGACGGTTTCGGTGATGCGGGCGCAATCGGCGCGGATCTTGCCCAGTTGCTCGCGCAGGAAGTCGGCGTCCGGCGGCCCGCTCAGGCGCAGCAGCATCTGCGCCCGGCCCGAGATGGCGCCCAGCGGGTTGTTGATCTGGTGCGCCACGCCCGCGGCGAGCTGGCCAATCGAGGCGAGCTTCTCGGAGTGGAACAGCTCCTCCTGAAGGCGCTGCTGCTCGGTGATGTCGCGCGCGATGACGAGCACGCCGACCAACTGCTCGCCGCCCCCCACGATGGGCGATGCGGTGAGCGAGAGAGTGGCCTCCTTGCGATCCCGGCGCACCCAGGTGGTTTCCACGCTGGTGGACGTCTCGCCCTCGACGGCGAGGGCCAGCACGCGGGCGAGCTGGCTGCGGGCCGCCTCGCCGCTGGCGAGCGAGCAGATGTTCTTGCCGAGCGTGTCCACGCGGGCGTGGCCGAGGATCTGCTCGGCGCCGTGGTTCCACGAGCGGATCCGGTACTCGAGGTCCACCGTGATGATGGCGTCGCCGGCCGTCTCCAGCAGGCTCTCGAGACGCTGGCGGACCTCGTTGGCCTCGCGCGTGCGCTCGCGCACCGTGTCTTCGAGCCGCGCGGACAGGGTCTTGAGCTCGCTGTAGAGTCGGGCGTTGACGACGGCGCTGGCCAGGTGGTCGCTCACGTGCTGGAGGAGGTCCAGGTCGCTCGCGTCGAAGGCGCCCGGGTTGCGGCTCGCGAGCGCGACGGCCCCGACGGCGGCCTGCTTCGAGACGAGGGGCAGGAGGAGGAGCGAGCAGAAGCCGTCCCGGCCCAGTGTCGCGAGGTCGCGAGGCAGGGTCTCGCGGCGCAGGTCGGCCACGAGACGCGGCTGGTTGCCGTGGAAGCTCTCGCAGAGCGCCGACTCTGCCAGGGGCACCCGGACGGGCGAGGGCCACAGGGCGTCCGCGCCAGGGGTCAGGGGGTACACCCGCGAGGCATCGCCGGCCGGCTCGCGCAGCACGGCCGCCGCGAGGTCGAAGTCGGCCAGCGTCCGCAGCGCGCCGGCCGCCGCCCGCAGCACCTCGTGAAGGTCGAGGCTCGCGCTGAACGAGCCTGAAAGCTCGTTGACGTAGGCGAGACGCAGCGTGCGCTGGCGCACGGAGAGGCCGAGTCGGCGGCGCGCCAGCGCCTGGCGCAGACGCTCGCGCAGGTCCGCGGCGCGCAGGGGCTTCCGCAGGTAGTCGCAGGCGCCGGCGCGCAGGGCCTCCACGACCGCCGCCGCCGTGCCATCTTGCGATATCACCACCACCACCGCCTGGGGGGCCTCGCGCTTGACGCGGGCCGTGAACTCGCCGGGCCCCAGGCCGAGCGCATCCACGTCGGCCAGCACCAGATCGAAGGCGCCGCCGCGCACGCGGACCACCAGGTCGTCGGCCCCGTCGCACACCAGGGCGTTGCACCCCTCGGCGGCTAACTCGTCCCGGGCCATGGCGGCCGCCTCCGCGCTCAGCCCGACGAGGCCGGCGCAAGGGCAGTCCCCCCACGATATGGACTGCTTGTGGGACGCTGCGGCCGTGCGAGGCGTAGCTCTCGGCGTTTGGGATTCTTCTGGCTCACAAGGCATCGCAGCATCGCCCTAAGAGCGGGGCCGAGGTCGCAGGCTCTGGCCGGAGGTGCAGGCGCGGGCGGGCGGCGGCGTGCGGCGACGAGGCATATGCGAGCATCACCCCTATCGGGCCACCAGCACCACCAGCGCGAGGGCGGCTAGACCTGCAACAGCTTGCCGGTTCGCAGCGCGACGACAAGGCCGTTGAAGGCATCGCTATCGAACTTCTGCCCGCTCTCGGCATTGAGGCCCATGAGCACCTGCTTGACGGCCTCCGAGGAGTGGGGCGGCTTGCCCAGGGCGCTCAGGCGCCGGTCGAACTCGTCGGCCACGGCCACGATGCGAGCGGCGCGGGGGATCTGGTGGCCCACGAGGTGATTCGGGCCGCCGCTGCCGTCCAGGCGCTCGAGGTGGGCCTCCACCGCAGCGGCCACCTCCTCCATGCCGTCAATCTTGCGCAGCATCTTCGCGCCCAGGACCGCGTAGTCGTAGCGGTTCTCCTCGCGCTCGAAGGCGCCCTCGGGCGCGCCGAAGTGGCCGATGCTGTGGAGCAACGCGGCGAGCTCGATCAGGTGCGCCTCGGCCGGCGGCACGTCAATGGTCTGGCAGATGGCCACGGCGCACGCGTGCACGCGCTCGCTGTGGCCCTCGCTGGCCGTGGGCGAGGCCTGCTCGTGGGCCGAGATGAGCGTGCGGAACACCGAAAGCAGCTTCCGGCGGCTCGCCTCGTGCGCCTGGATGGCCTCGGTGGCCACCGCGGCCTGGAGCGCCA is from Planctomycetota bacterium and encodes:
- a CDS encoding ATP-binding protein, which codes for MARDELAAEGCNALVCDGADDLVVRVRGGAFDLVLADVDALGLGPGEFTARVKREAPQAVVVVISQDGTAAAVVEALRAGACDYLRKPLRAADLRERLRQALARRRLGLSVRQRTLRLAYVNELSGSFSASLDLHEVLRAAAGALRTLADFDLAAAVLREPAGDASRVYPLTPGADALWPSPVRVPLAESALCESFHGNQPRLVADLRRETLPRDLATLGRDGFCSLLLLPLVSKQAAVGAVALASRNPGAFDASDLDLLQHVSDHLASAVVNARLYSELKTLSARLEDTVRERTREANEVRQRLESLLETAGDAIITVDLEYRIRSWNHGAEQILGHARVDTLGKNICSLASGEAARSQLARVLALAVEGETSTSVETTWVRRDRKEATLSLTASPIVGGGEQLVGVLVIARDITEQQRLQEELFHSEKLASIGQLAAGVAHQINNPLGAISGRAQMLLRLSGPPDADFLREQLGKIRADCARITETVNDLLGFARKTDTVKQRAHLGILVDETLEMVRHGLSAQKVRIERCYADHLPPILASANHLRQLFANLITNALDAMPDGGTLTITTRLLPAAGERPEPAVEVAFADTGTGIAPEDMARIFEPFFTTKPAGQGTGLGLAVAKRIVDFHNGRIDVESKLGLGTTFTVQFPVG